A window of the Oncorhynchus masou masou isolate Uvic2021 chromosome 13, UVic_Omas_1.1, whole genome shotgun sequence genome harbors these coding sequences:
- the LOC135552031 gene encoding leucine-rich repeat-containing protein 3B-like — MTPLDMWLSRSIPMCLLLQSLVLMALCFPSASMCPKGCVCQRARPDPGLHLGPGPLGLLLGLNVTCTGSRLKEIPPDLPPDTAVLRLDHNQIMAVPDHAFRGLRLLRELNLSHNAVETLGEGAFSGVEATLQVLDLSHNRITSVHKDAFARLKARVLVDDNPWHCDCTLQQALGGMAHNHEAAARVLCRSSELQEQEGRHFLAVDTDLCNLAKRTTDYAMLVTMFGWFAMVISYVVYYVRQNQEDARRHLEYLKSLPSKPVKPNEVEDISTVV; from the coding sequence ATGACTCCCCTGGACATGTGGCTGTCCCGCTCCATCCCCATGTGCCTGCTCCTCCAGAGCCTGGTCCTCATGGCCCTGTGCTTCCCCTCCGCCTCCATGTGTCCCAAGGGATGCGTCTGCCAGCGGGCCCGACCCGACCCTGGCCTCCACCTCGGCCCGGGGCCCCTGGGGCTGCTCCTTGGCCTCAACGTCACCTGCACCGGGTCCCGGCTCAAAGAGATCCCCCCGGACCTGCCTCCAGACACCGCCGTGCTCCGCCTCGACCACAACCAGATCATGGCTGTCCCCGACCACGCCTTCCGGGGCCTAAGGCTGCTGCGGGAGCTCAATCTGTCCCACAACGCTGTGGAGACGCTCGGGGAGGGCGCCTTCAGTGGCGTGGAGGCCACACTGCAGGTCCTCGACCTCTCACACAACCGCATTACTAGTGTGCACAAAGATGCGTTCGCCAGGCTCAAAGCACGTGTCCTGGTGGACGACAACCCCTGGCACTGTGACTGCACGCTGCAGCAGGCACTGGGCGGCATGGCCCACAACCACGAGGCGGCTGCACGCGTCCTCTGCCGGAGCTCCGAGCTCCAGGAGCAGGAGGGACGCCATTTCCTGGCGGTGGACACAGACCTGTGTAACCTGGCCAAGAGGACCACGGACTACGCCATGCTGGTGACGATGTTCGGCTGGTTTGCCATGGTCATCTCCTACGTGGTGTATTACGTACGGCAGAACCAGGAGGATGCCCGGCGACACCTGGAGTACCTCAAGTCGCTCCCCAGCAAGCCTGTGAAGCCCAACGAGGTGGAGGACATCAGTACTGTGGTGTAA